In Herbaspirillum sp. WKF16, one genomic interval encodes:
- the purF gene encoding amidophosphoribosyltransferase has protein sequence MCGIVGIVSHSPVNQMLYDALLLLQHRGQDAAGIATNHHNGFSMHKANGLVRDVFRTRNMRSLPGNTGIGQVRYPTAGSSSSEEEAQPFYVNAPFGIILAHNGNLTNTEQLKIEMFKNDRRHLNTDSDTEVLLNVLAHELQQATTGYSLDPATLFKAVAMVHKRVRGSYAVVAQIAGYGLLGFRDPYGIRPMCLGFNESDKGIEYMLASESVALEGMGFRFLRDVNPGEAIFIDTDGKLYNQQCAENPTLNPCAFEYVYLARPDSVIDGASVYGTRLKMGEFLADKIRSEFKHGEIDVVMPIPDSSRPAAMELALKLGIEYREGFIKNRYIGRTFIMPGQALRRKSVRQKLNAIGSEFKGKNVLLVDDSIVRGTTSREIVQMARESGAKNVIFASAAPPVKFPNVYGIDMPTRDELIAYGRSYEEICREITADALVYQDVDAMKRAISEMNPALKSFEASCFDGNYITGDITQEYLDRIEFARKNPKPSVEDPVRSQLNLNLARVD, from the coding sequence ATGTGTGGCATCGTCGGTATCGTTTCCCATAGTCCCGTCAACCAAATGCTGTACGACGCGCTGCTGCTGCTGCAGCACCGCGGCCAGGATGCGGCGGGCATTGCAACCAACCACCATAACGGTTTCTCGATGCACAAGGCCAACGGCCTGGTGCGCGACGTGTTCCGCACTCGCAACATGCGCTCGCTGCCCGGCAATACCGGCATCGGCCAGGTGCGCTACCCGACCGCCGGCAGCTCCTCCTCCGAGGAAGAGGCCCAGCCGTTCTACGTCAACGCGCCGTTCGGCATCATCCTGGCGCACAACGGCAACCTGACCAATACCGAACAGCTCAAGATCGAGATGTTCAAGAACGACCGCCGCCACCTCAACACCGACTCCGACACCGAAGTGCTGCTGAACGTGCTGGCGCACGAACTGCAGCAGGCCACCACCGGCTACTCGCTGGATCCGGCCACGCTGTTCAAGGCGGTGGCCATGGTGCACAAGCGCGTGCGCGGCTCCTACGCCGTGGTGGCGCAGATCGCCGGCTACGGCCTCCTGGGCTTCCGCGATCCGTACGGCATCCGTCCGATGTGCCTGGGCTTCAATGAGAGCGACAAGGGCATCGAATACATGCTGGCCAGCGAATCGGTGGCCCTGGAAGGCATGGGCTTCCGCTTCCTGCGCGACGTCAATCCGGGCGAGGCGATCTTCATCGACACCGACGGCAAGCTGTACAACCAGCAATGCGCCGAGAATCCGACGCTGAACCCCTGCGCCTTTGAGTACGTCTACCTGGCCCGTCCGGACTCGGTCATCGACGGCGCCTCGGTCTACGGCACCCGCCTGAAGATGGGCGAGTTCCTGGCCGACAAGATCCGCAGCGAATTCAAGCACGGCGAGATCGACGTGGTCATGCCGATCCCCGATTCCTCGCGTCCGGCCGCCATGGAGCTGGCCCTGAAGCTGGGCATCGAATACCGCGAAGGCTTCATCAAGAACCGCTACATCGGCCGCACCTTCATCATGCCGGGCCAGGCGCTGCGCCGCAAATCGGTGCGCCAGAAGCTCAACGCCATCGGCAGCGAATTCAAGGGCAAGAACGTGCTGCTGGTGGATGACTCCATCGTGCGCGGCACCACCAGCCGCGAGATCGTGCAGATGGCGCGCGAGTCGGGCGCCAAGAACGTGATCTTCGCCTCGGCCGCGCCGCCGGTGAAGTTCCCCAACGTCTACGGCATCGACATGCCGACCCGCGACGAGCTGATCGCCTACGGCCGCTCCTATGAGGAAATCTGCCGCGAGATCACCGCCGACGCCCTGGTCTACCAGGACGTGGACGCGATGAAGCGCGCGATCTCCGAGATGAATCCGGCGCTCAAGAGCTTCGAGGCGTCGTGCTTCGACGGCAACTACATCACCGGTGACATCACCCAGGAATACCTGGACCGCATCGAGTTCGCCCGCAAGAACCCGAAGCCCTCGGTGGAAGATCCGGTGCGTTCGCAGCTGAACCTGAACCTGGCGCGCGTGGACTGA
- a CDS encoding CvpA family protein has translation MTIFDYLVLLVMGCSVIIGTLRGFVREVLSLASWVVALVVANAYGEALAGMLPEMIPGESTRLIVAFIALFIGTRLLMALVSRTLSELIKASGLTLVDRGLGSVFGVARAILIVVAVALLCGTTSIPQQPFWKDAVLSPLVEQAALTVMPFLPGKFAEHVSFSAPSEV, from the coding sequence GTGACGATCTTTGACTACCTGGTGCTGCTGGTGATGGGCTGTTCAGTGATCATCGGCACCCTGCGCGGGTTTGTGCGGGAAGTGCTCTCGCTGGCCAGCTGGGTGGTGGCGCTGGTGGTGGCCAATGCCTATGGCGAGGCGCTGGCGGGGATGTTGCCGGAAATGATACCCGGCGAATCGACACGACTGATTGTGGCGTTCATCGCCCTGTTCATCGGTACGCGGCTGTTGATGGCGCTGGTATCGAGGACATTGAGCGAATTGATCAAGGCCAGCGGCTTGACGCTGGTCGACAGGGGACTTGGAAGCGTGTTCGGCGTGGCGCGCGCAATACTGATCGTGGTGGCGGTGGCCTTGTTGTGCGGCACCACCTCGATCCCGCAGCAGCCGTTCTGGAAAGATGCGGTATTGAGTCCGTTGGTGGAGCAGGCGGCGTTGACCGTGATGCCGTTCCTCCCGGGCAAGTTTGCGGAGCATGTCAGTTTTTCCGCGCCGTCCGAAGTCTGA